In Longimicrobium sp., the genomic stretch GCGCGGTACAGCCGGCGGACGTCGCCCTCGCTGGCCTTGTACAGGTGCGGGTCCACGCCGGGCCCCATCAGCCCCACGACGCGCACGCGGTCGCCGCCGACGTTTTTGGCCACGTCAGCGATCATGCCCACCGTGGTCACCACGGTCAGCCGCCCTCCCGTATCCGGCGGCTCCGGCGGCGCACATCCCGCCGCCACCCCCACGGCCAGCAGCACCGCCACGAGCCCGCGCATCAACCCCATCCGCATCCTCTATTCCCGCACCGTTCGAAAGCGGCTTTTAAGCGATGTTAAAATCGTGCTTAGGCCAGGATAAAGCAGAACACCTGTGGCGTCAAGGGTGTGCCGGTCGTTCACGATCGTTCGAAGCTACATCTCCGCCCTGCGGCCGATGTCATCCCGATGGAGCGGCCACGCGCAGCCTGCAGCTACACCACACTTCGCAGCGACTGAGGGATCCGCCACACACCGTGCCTCATCGCACCGATGCCGTGGACGCTCGGGCGCTTGTCGGACCGGTGTGGGGCGAGCGAAGTCTGGGTGCGCCTCGCGGAGTGTGTGGCGGATTCCTCGGTCGCTGCCGGCCGGGAGGTCGGGGCTGACTGGGCGTGGCCGCTCCCTCGGAATGACAATCCGCGACGGAGTGCCCGGTGCCATTGCACAGTCGGTGTCGTCCGGCGTACCCTCCGGCTTCAGCTCGTCTCCCTGTTCTTCAGCACACGCAGCCGTGACCTCGCCGCCCATCGACTCCGACGCACACCCGCACCGCTGGCGCGCGCTGCTGCTGATCGCCCTCGCGGAGCTGCTGGGGATGGGCGTGTGGTTCAGCGCCAGCGCGGCGTCGCCCCGGCTGCAGGAGCTGTGGGGGCTTTCGGCGTCGGAGACCGGATGGTTGACGGGGATCGTGCAGCTGGGGTTCGTGGCGGGGACGGCGCTGGCGGCGGTGCTGAACCTGGCGGACCTGCTCCCCAGCCGCTGGTACTTCGCCGCGAGCGCCGTGCTGGCCGCAGGTGCGAACGCGGCGCTGGTGGTGGCGGATGGATACGGCACCGCGCTGGTGCTACGGTTTCTGTCGGGCGTGTTCCTGGCCGGCGTGTATCCACCCGCGATGAAGATGGTCGCCACCTGGTTCCGCTCCGCCCGCGGCCTGGCGATCGGCACCGTCGTGGGGGCGCTCACCGTGGGCAAGGCCACGCCGTACCTGCTGCGCGCGTTTCCGTCGCTGGGGTGGCGGGAGGTGGTTCTGGCGGCCTCCGCAGGGGCGCTCGCGGCGGCCGTGCTGGTGGGCGTGGGCTATCGCGAGGGGCCGTTTCCGTTTGCGCGGCGTCCGTTCGCGTGGGGCCTGATCGGCCAGGTCGCGCGCGACCGGCCGGTGCGCCTGGCCATCTACGGCTACCTGGGCCACATGTTCGAGCTGTACGCCGCGTGGACGTTCGTCAGCGTGTTCTTCGAGGACTTCTTCGTGTCGCGCGGCTACTCGGACGTTGCGGGGCAGGCGCGCGCCGGCGTCGTCGCATTCGCGATGATCGGGGCGGGAGGCGTGGGGTCGGTGCTGGCCGGGCGGTGGGCGGACCGGCTGGGACGCGAGCGGATCACCATCTGGGCGATGGCCGTCAGCGGATGCTGCGCGCTGGTGATGGGATGGCTCCTCCGCGCGCCCGTGTGGCTGGCCGTGGCCGTCGCGGTGGTGTGGGGATTCGCCGTCGTGGCGGATTCCGCCCAGTTCAGCGCGCTGGTCACGGAGCTGGCGCCCGCGCACGCGGTGGGGACGGCGCTCACGGTGCAGACGGCGATCGGGTTCCTGCTGACCTCGTTGTCCATCGCCGCCGTCCCGCACCTGCGCGACGCCGGTGGATGGCCGCTGGCTTTCGGCGTGCTGGCCGTCGGCCCCGCGCTTGGCATCGTCGCAATGCGACGGCTGGCATCGTCACGCGGCTGAAGGTGCCGCGTGGGGGTGAACGTGCACCAACACCACACCCGCCGAAGCGCAGTTTGTCATCCCGATGGAGCGGCCACGCCCAGGTCGCGGCAACAACAGGCTTTGCAGCGACTGAGGGATCCGCCACACACCACGCTCGCCGCACCGATGCCGCGGGACCGGGGCAGCCCGGGCGTTCCTCATTCCGGCGCGAGGCGGTATCGTGCAGGGCCGGACATTGTGCTCGCCCGCGAGTGTGTGGCGGATTCTTCGGTCGCTGCGTGTTTCTGCGCATCGACGGCCTCGCCGTGGCCGCTCCCTCATCAGGATGATAGGGTTTAGTGCCGCATGAGCTAGGGGGTCGGGACCCGGTGATGGTTTACCGCTCCGCCTCAAACCCAAAAACCTGCCGTTGCGCCGAAGTTCCGCCCGTTCATCTACTTGCAAAGCCTTGTAGAAGCTGCGCCGAAAAGTGCACGGAATACGGTGCGGACCTTGCTACTCTGCCCGGTCCGCTCCGTGAGCACGTCGCAACACCCAGGGCCCGGAGCCCGCACATTCCGACCACCCGGTGGGCACTGCATGAAGCTGGTCATCTTCGGGCTGACCGTCAGTTCGTCGTGGGGCAACGGGCACGCCACGCTCTGGCGGGGGCTGATCCGCGCCCTCGCCGCGCGCGGCCACGACGTCGTGTTCTTCGAGAAGGACGTTCCATACTACGCCGACAACCGCGATCTGGACGCGATCCCCGGCGCCACGCTGGTCCTGTACCCGGACTGGGAGGCCAATCTCCCCCTTGCCCGCGCGCACCTCGCCGACGCGGACGTGGCGATGGTCACCAGCTACCAGGCAGACGGGCTCGCCGCAACGGAACTCGTTCTCTCGTCGCCCGCGGCGGTGAAGACGTTCTACGACCTGGATACGCCCGTCACGCTCGACGCGCTTGCCAGTGGCAAACCGGTGTCGTACGTGGGCGAGCGGGGGCTGCGCGACTTCGACCTGGTGCTCAGCTACACCGGGGGCGCCGCGCTGGATGAACTGCGCAGCCGCCTGGGCGCGCGCCGCGTCGCGCCGCTGTACGGCCACGTGGATCCAGACGTCCATCGTCCCGCCGCGGCGACGGAGGAGTACCGCGCGGACCTCTCGTACCTGGGAACGTACGCCGACGACCGGCAGGCCGCGCTGGAGCGGCTGTTCATCGACGCCGCCCGGCAGCTTCCCGAGCAGCGGTTCCTGATCGCCGGCGCGCAGTATCCCCCGGACTTTCCGTGGACGCGCAACACCTGGTTCCGCCGCCACCTGGCGCCGGGCGACCATCCCACGTTCTACAGCTCCTCGCGCTTCACCCTGAACGTCACCCGCCGGGCGATGGCGGAAATGGGCTGGTGCCCCTCCGGCCGCCTGTTCGAGGCGGCAGCGTGCGGCTGCCCCGTCGTGAGCGACGCGTGGGAGGGGCTGGACGCCTTCTTCACGCCCGGCGCGGAGATCGTCGTCGCGCACGACACCGCCGACGTGATCGCCGCCATGCGGATGGACGACGCCGAGCGCGACCGGCTGGCGCGCGCCGCGCGGGAGCGCACGCTGGACGAGCACACCTCCGAGCGGCGGGTGGCGGAGCTGGAGCAGGTGCTGGATGCCGCCTTCGGCGCGGCCGAGGGTGCGGCGGAGTGGGAGACACCGGTGGCGGGAGAGGCCTGACGATGTGGGGAATCGTGCCGGCGGCGGGCGCGGGAAGCCGCATTCAGCCGCTCGCGTTCAGCAAGGAGCTGCTTCCCGTCGGCAGCCGCGTGGACGGCGACGGGGTGGAGCGGCCCAAGGCCGTGAGCGAGTACCTGGTGGAGCGGATGATCCGCGCCGGGGCGAGCAAGATCTGCTTCGTGATCTCGCCGGCCAAGAGCGACATCGTGCAGTACTACGGCGGCGGGTTCGGCACGGCGGACGTGTGCTACGCCGTGCAGCCCAAGCCGGCGGGGCTCTGCGACAGCATCTTTCGCGTGCTTCCCTTCATCCACCCCGACGAGCACGTTGTCGTGGGCCTGCCGGACACGGTCTGGTTTCCCGAGGACGGCCTGTGCGCGCTGGGCGACGACTCGCTGTCGTTCCTGCTCTTTCCCGTGGAGCGCCCCGAGTTCTTCGACGCCGTGGTGACGGACGCCGACGGGCGCGTGCAGGAGATCCAGGTGAAGCAGCCGGGAGCCGCCACGCCCTGGGTGTGGGGCGCCTTCAAGCTCCCCGGCTGGTGCTTCGCCGAGCTGCACGACCTGTGGCAGGAGCGCGGCCGGCAGGACGAGTACATCGGCACGCTGGTCAACGCGTGGCTGGCGCGCGGCGGCGTGGCCCACGCCGTGCGCGCGGGACAGACGTACGTGGACGTGGGCACCCTGCACGGCTACCGCGAGGCCATCCAGGCGCTCACCGGCCAGGCGGCCCCCGAGGGCCCCACGCCGCTCTGCGCGCTGGGCACCGCCATCGCGGCCGCGCACGTTCCCGTCGTCGCCGGCGCTTCGCCCGCGTGAGCGGAACCCAACCATCCAAATCGATCCGGAGGAGACGTTGATCTCGCCCCACACCGCGAACGGCACCGAAGAGCTGGAGCGCAAAATCCGCGAGCTGGGCCCGTGGTTCCACAACCTGAAGCTGCGCGGGGTGAGCACCGCGCCCGAGCACTTCCTGGGCGACTATCCCGCCATCAAGTGGCAGTCGTTCGCGCACGCCATCCCTGAAGATCTTACCGGGAAGACGGTGCTGGACGTGGGGTGCAACGCCGGCTTCTACAGCATGGAGATGAAGCGGCGCGGCGCCAGCCGGGTGGTGGGCATCGACAGCGAAGACCTGTACCTGACGCAGGCCCGCTTCGCCGCCGAGATCGAGGGATACACCGACATCGAGTTCCACAACATGTCGGTGTACGACGTCGCCAGGCTGGGCGAGAAGTTCGATTTCGTGATCTTCATGGGCGTGCTCTACCACCTGCGCCACCCCCTGCTCGCCCTGGACCTGCTGTACGAGCACGTCGTCGGCGACCTGCTGCTCTTCCAGAGCATGCAGCGCGGAGCGACGGAGGTGGAGGAAGTTGATGCCGACTACCACTTCTGGCAGCAGGATCACTTCCAGCGCGCCGGCTATCCGCAGATGTACTTCATCGAGCACCGCTACTGCGGCGACCCCACCAACTGGTGGGTGCCGAACGCGGCGGGTGCCGAGGCCATGCTGCGCAGCGCGGGCTTCGACATCCTGGAGCATCCCGAGCAGGAAGTGTATCTCTGCCGCCGGGGCAGCATCGCTGACAACGAGCCGCGGGCCGTGTATCCCGCGCGGGGAGGCTCGGGTTCGTGATCGAAGCGGCGATGGTATGGAATGAACCGAACAACACGTCGCACTGGGACTTCGGGGTAGACCCCGGGTGGCGGATCTTCGCGGAGATGGCGCGCGCCGCGGGTGACGCCATCCACGCGGAGGCGCCGGGGGTACAGCGGGTGCTGGGGGGGATCTCGCCCATCGATGCCCGCTTCATCGCCCACATGAAGGGGTTGGGGGTGCTGGATTCGATGGACGTGGTGGCGGTGCACGGGTTTCCGCTGGACTGGAACCTGTGGAGCATCGAAGACTGGCCGCAGCGGCTGGCGGCGGTCCAGGCGGTGACGGAGCTGCCCGTGTGGGTGACGGAGGTGGGCATCAGCACCTTCGCCGGCGACGCCGTGCAGGCGGAGGGGCTCACGCGCACGGCCGAGGTC encodes the following:
- a CDS encoding MFS transporter, whose protein sequence is MTSPPIDSDAHPHRWRALLLIALAELLGMGVWFSASAASPRLQELWGLSASETGWLTGIVQLGFVAGTALAAVLNLADLLPSRWYFAASAVLAAGANAALVVADGYGTALVLRFLSGVFLAGVYPPAMKMVATWFRSARGLAIGTVVGALTVGKATPYLLRAFPSLGWREVVLAASAGALAAAVLVGVGYREGPFPFARRPFAWGLIGQVARDRPVRLAIYGYLGHMFELYAAWTFVSVFFEDFFVSRGYSDVAGQARAGVVAFAMIGAGGVGSVLAGRWADRLGRERITIWAMAVSGCCALVMGWLLRAPVWLAVAVAVVWGFAVVADSAQFSALVTELAPAHAVGTALTVQTAIGFLLTSLSIAAVPHLRDAGGWPLAFGVLAVGPALGIVAMRRLASSRG
- a CDS encoding CgeB family protein, with product MKLVIFGLTVSSSWGNGHATLWRGLIRALAARGHDVVFFEKDVPYYADNRDLDAIPGATLVLYPDWEANLPLARAHLADADVAMVTSYQADGLAATELVLSSPAAVKTFYDLDTPVTLDALASGKPVSYVGERGLRDFDLVLSYTGGAALDELRSRLGARRVAPLYGHVDPDVHRPAAATEEYRADLSYLGTYADDRQAALERLFIDAARQLPEQRFLIAGAQYPPDFPWTRNTWFRRHLAPGDHPTFYSSSRFTLNVTRRAMAEMGWCPSGRLFEAAACGCPVVSDAWEGLDAFFTPGAEIVVAHDTADVIAAMRMDDAERDRLARAARERTLDEHTSERRVAELEQVLDAAFGAAEGAAEWETPVAGEA
- a CDS encoding sugar phosphate nucleotidyltransferase — translated: MWGIVPAAGAGSRIQPLAFSKELLPVGSRVDGDGVERPKAVSEYLVERMIRAGASKICFVISPAKSDIVQYYGGGFGTADVCYAVQPKPAGLCDSIFRVLPFIHPDEHVVVGLPDTVWFPEDGLCALGDDSLSFLLFPVERPEFFDAVVTDADGRVQEIQVKQPGAATPWVWGAFKLPGWCFAELHDLWQERGRQDEYIGTLVNAWLARGGVAHAVRAGQTYVDVGTLHGYREAIQALTGQAAPEGPTPLCALGTAIAAAHVPVVAGASPA
- a CDS encoding TIGR04290 family methyltransferase — its product is MISPHTANGTEELERKIRELGPWFHNLKLRGVSTAPEHFLGDYPAIKWQSFAHAIPEDLTGKTVLDVGCNAGFYSMEMKRRGASRVVGIDSEDLYLTQARFAAEIEGYTDIEFHNMSVYDVARLGEKFDFVIFMGVLYHLRHPLLALDLLYEHVVGDLLLFQSMQRGATEVEEVDADYHFWQQDHFQRAGYPQMYFIEHRYCGDPTNWWVPNAAGAEAMLRSAGFDILEHPEQEVYLCRRGSIADNEPRAVYPARGGSGS